The proteins below are encoded in one region of Leptotrichia sp. oral taxon 218:
- a CDS encoding YigZ family protein, with translation MKTVKKETIIEFEEKKSKFIGYIKPITTVLEGENFIEKIKKMHPNATHNVPLYRVIENGQEYFKYNDDGEPSNTAGKPMAEILNILDVYNVAIVATRYFGGIKLGAGGLIRNYAKTAKLAVNEAEIVEYIQKSTFIIDYNYEYTSEIELFLNNKKDEYKIEILEKNYSDRVTMKILATSEIENELNNFQNILVIKL, from the coding sequence ATGAAAACAGTAAAAAAAGAAACTATAATCGAATTTGAAGAAAAAAAATCTAAATTTATTGGTTATATTAAGCCTATTACTACAGTTTTGGAAGGTGAAAATTTCATAGAAAAAATAAAAAAAATGCATCCAAATGCCACTCACAATGTTCCTTTGTACCGTGTCATTGAAAATGGACAGGAATATTTTAAATACAACGACGACGGAGAACCTTCAAATACTGCTGGAAAACCTATGGCTGAAATTTTAAATATTTTAGATGTCTACAATGTGGCAATTGTCGCAACGAGATATTTTGGCGGAATAAAATTGGGAGCTGGAGGACTTATCAGAAATTATGCCAAGACAGCTAAACTTGCTGTAAATGAAGCCGAAATTGTGGAATATATACAAAAATCAACATTTATAATAGACTATAATTATGAATATACTTCGGAGATTGAACTTTTTTTGAATAACAAAAAAGATGAATATAAAATTGAAATATTGGAAAAAAACTACTCCGACAGAGTTACTATGAAAATACTAGCAACTTCTGAAATAGAAAATGAATTGAATAATTTTCAAAATATATTAGTGATAAAATTATAA
- the metH gene encoding methionine synthase, with amino-acid sequence MATSQYKNSYDFLQNDLKNRILLLDGAMGTMIQKQNLTADDFGGEKYEGCNDYLVLTKPEIIKNIHKEYLKSGSDIIETNSFGALDIVLKDYDLEDRAFEMCKRAAELVNETILEYRSENPDDTRHLYVAGALGPSNKSISVTGGVTFDELVHTYYTAVSGLLAGGVDLILFETIQDTRNLKAAYLGLKKAMEENYTVPLMLSFTIESTGTTLAGQTADAFYYAVNHMHPFSVGLNCATGPEFMTQFLKTLNDISNTYISVYPNAGLPNEDGEYEETPVTLANKLEPFFKNKYLNIVGGCCGTTPDYIKKIKEKTVNYEPRNIDKDKNFNNLSGLISLETPKDRPIYVGERTNVIGSRIFKNLIAQEKFDEATEVARLQIKGDADVIDVCLANPDRDEVADMKAFLEKVSKFAKVPIMLDSTDINVVEKGLTYLQGKGIINSINLEDGEEKFKKMAEVIKEFGAAVVVGLIDEEGMAVSLEKKIKVARRSYELLTKKYGIDERDIIFDTLVFPVATGDQKYIGSASATIEAIREIKKEMPNVKTILGVSNISFGLPIAGREVLNTYYMNKAYEAGLDFAIVNTEKIIPMDEISDEEKELSENILFHTNDENVSKFANFYRDKKATKKKVDVSNLTVEEKVANLVVEGSKKDLTILLDELLKKYTPIEIINGPLMTGMDEVGRLFNKNDLIVAEVLQSAEVMKASVAHLEQFMEKDESSVKGKIIMATVKGDVHDIGKNLVGIIIGNNGYEVIDLGINTPAEKIRDAVVKEKANFLGLSGLLVKSAAEMVNTVAVLREAGISIPIFVGGAALTEKFTVNKIEPAYENNIVIYSKDAMTALSDLNKMIDEKKFEEFREYLQKRRDLLLIKDEKELQKLKVKQTVSDIKDKDGTFDYSKIEIPKYNFEKIYKPETLNKQIITNIKAKDVFPFINLQMLIGKHLGLKWIVGKMLEKQDPRTVKMYNEIKEIIEHGDEYFDITAIYKYFPVRRKYGKEKNEFSLEILSDDLSKVIETFNFPRQKYGQYLSLNDYVNPDGIDYVGFFVATAGEKSRIVSNELKAKGEFYKGHLVNSIGLELAEATSEYIHQIMRKDVGIIDKELQTEDILKANYQGNRYSFGYPACPDLSDQKKLFKLLKPEIYGIKLTDEFMMYPEASVSAIVFSQPFCKYFNM; translated from the coding sequence ATGGCAACATCACAATATAAAAATTCATATGATTTTTTACAAAATGATTTAAAAAATAGAATTTTGCTGCTAGATGGAGCGATGGGGACAATGATTCAAAAGCAGAATTTGACTGCGGATGATTTTGGCGGTGAAAAATATGAAGGGTGTAACGACTATCTTGTGTTGACAAAACCTGAAATTATTAAAAATATTCATAAAGAATATTTGAAATCTGGAAGTGACATCATCGAAACAAATAGTTTTGGAGCTTTGGACATTGTTCTAAAAGATTATGATTTGGAAGACAGGGCTTTTGAAATGTGCAAAAGAGCGGCAGAGCTTGTAAATGAAACAATTTTAGAGTACAGAAGTGAAAATCCTGATGATACTAGGCATCTTTATGTTGCAGGAGCTTTAGGACCATCTAATAAGTCAATTAGTGTTACTGGAGGAGTCACTTTTGATGAACTTGTCCATACATATTATACAGCTGTTTCAGGGCTTCTAGCTGGAGGAGTGGATTTAATCCTATTTGAGACAATTCAAGATACAAGAAACTTAAAAGCTGCATATTTAGGGCTTAAAAAGGCTATGGAAGAGAATTATACCGTGCCGCTTATGTTGTCATTTACGATTGAAAGCACAGGAACGACACTTGCCGGGCAAACTGCGGATGCTTTTTATTACGCTGTAAATCATATGCATCCATTTTCTGTCGGATTAAACTGTGCGACTGGACCTGAATTTATGACTCAGTTTTTAAAAACATTAAATGATATTTCAAATACTTACATTTCCGTTTATCCAAACGCAGGGCTTCCAAATGAAGATGGAGAATATGAAGAAACTCCAGTAACTTTGGCAAATAAATTAGAACCTTTTTTCAAAAATAAATATTTGAACATTGTGGGCGGATGCTGTGGAACTACGCCGGATTATATCAAAAAAATTAAAGAGAAAACTGTGAATTATGAACCTAGAAATATTGATAAAGATAAAAATTTTAATAATTTATCTGGGCTAATTTCGCTTGAAACACCTAAAGATAGACCGATTTATGTAGGGGAGCGAACAAATGTAATTGGTTCAAGAATTTTCAAAAATCTTATTGCACAGGAAAAATTTGATGAAGCGACTGAAGTTGCAAGACTTCAAATTAAAGGGGACGCCGATGTGATTGATGTCTGTCTTGCAAATCCAGATAGAGATGAAGTTGCTGATATGAAAGCGTTTTTGGAAAAGGTTTCAAAATTTGCAAAAGTGCCGATAATGCTTGACTCGACTGATATAAATGTCGTTGAAAAAGGACTGACTTATCTTCAGGGAAAAGGAATTATTAATTCGATAAACTTGGAAGACGGGGAAGAAAAATTTAAGAAAATGGCTGAGGTTATCAAAGAATTTGGGGCTGCGGTTGTTGTGGGGCTTATTGACGAAGAAGGAATGGCTGTTTCGCTTGAGAAGAAAATTAAGGTGGCAAGACGAAGTTATGAGCTGCTTACAAAAAAATATGGAATTGATGAAAGAGATATAATTTTTGATACGCTTGTTTTCCCGGTTGCGACAGGAGACCAGAAATATATTGGTTCTGCAAGTGCGACAATTGAAGCTATTCGAGAAATAAAAAAAGAAATGCCTAATGTTAAAACAATTTTGGGAGTGAGTAACATTTCATTTGGATTGCCGATTGCGGGAAGAGAAGTGTTAAATACTTATTATATGAATAAAGCCTATGAAGCTGGGCTTGATTTTGCGATTGTAAATACTGAAAAAATTATTCCGATGGATGAAATTTCAGATGAAGAAAAAGAGCTGTCAGAAAATATTTTGTTTCATACAAATGATGAAAATGTTTCAAAATTTGCAAATTTCTATAGAGATAAAAAAGCGACTAAGAAAAAAGTTGATGTAAGTAACTTGACGGTGGAAGAAAAAGTCGCAAATTTGGTTGTTGAAGGAAGTAAAAAGGATTTGACTATTTTATTGGATGAACTTTTAAAAAAATATACTCCAATTGAAATAATAAATGGGCCTTTGATGACTGGAATGGACGAAGTTGGAAGACTTTTTAACAAAAATGACTTAATCGTTGCAGAAGTTTTGCAAAGTGCGGAAGTTATGAAAGCTAGTGTCGCACATTTAGAGCAGTTTATGGAAAAAGACGAGTCTTCTGTGAAAGGTAAAATAATTATGGCAACTGTAAAAGGTGATGTTCACGACATCGGGAAAAATTTGGTTGGAATAATTATTGGAAACAATGGCTACGAAGTAATTGATTTGGGAATTAATACTCCTGCGGAAAAAATTCGAGATGCTGTAGTAAAAGAAAAAGCTAATTTTTTAGGACTTTCAGGACTTTTAGTAAAATCTGCGGCTGAAATGGTGAATACTGTTGCTGTGTTGAGAGAAGCGGGAATTTCTATACCGATTTTCGTTGGAGGAGCTGCTCTTACAGAAAAATTCACAGTTAATAAAATTGAACCAGCTTATGAGAATAACATTGTAATTTATTCAAAAGATGCGATGACAGCACTTTCTGATTTAAATAAAATGATTGACGAAAAGAAATTTGAAGAATTTAGGGAATATTTGCAAAAACGAAGAGATTTACTTTTAATAAAAGATGAAAAAGAACTGCAAAAATTAAAAGTAAAACAAACAGTCAGCGATATTAAAGATAAAGACGGAACTTTTGACTATTCTAAAATTGAAATTCCAAAATATAATTTTGAGAAAATTTATAAGCCTGAAACTTTGAACAAGCAAATTATTACAAATATAAAGGCAAAAGATGTATTTCCGTTTATCAATTTGCAAATGCTTATTGGAAAACATCTGGGTCTTAAATGGATTGTTGGAAAAATGCTTGAAAAACAAGATCCCCGTACAGTAAAAATGTATAATGAAATTAAAGAGATTATTGAACATGGCGATGAATATTTTGATATAACGGCAATTTACAAATATTTTCCTGTTCGAAGAAAATATGGTAAAGAAAAAAACGAATTTTCGTTGGAAATTTTATCCGATGATTTGAGTAAAGTTATCGAAACATTTAATTTTCCAAGACAGAAATACGGTCAATATTTGTCATTAAACGATTATGTAAATCCTGATGGAATAGATTATGTAGGATTTTTTGTTGCAACAGCTGGAGAGAAGTCAAGAATTGTGTCTAACGAATTAAAAGCAAAAGGTGAATTTTATAAAGGACATTTAGTAAATTCGATAGGACTGGAACTTGCAGAAGCGACTTCTGAGTATATTCATCAAATTATGAGAAAAGATGTGGGAATTATTGACAAAGAATTGCAAACAGAAGATATATTAAAAGCGAATTATCAAGGTAACCGTTATTCATTTGGATATCCAGCGTGTCCAGATTTAAGCGACCAGAAAAAATTGTTTAAATTATTAAAACCTGAAATTTATGGAATAAAACTTACTGATGAATTTATGATGTATCCTGAAGCGTCTGTAAGTGCTATCGTATTTTCACAGCCGTTTTGTAAATATTTTAATATGTAA
- a CDS encoding DUF1003 domain-containing protein — MKTAKTKLKDTQNKEVSLKQMLKNVDDDLKREEIIHMLLEQKVSKVIKEEKDDKLKISNKLSQFIGSKKFIHLVITVVAIWLFINLIFIFNRQFDSYSFVILNAILSFVMLLFCSLIIINQNKSKKLNEKKSLNDYKVNLKNEIVIEDLHYKLDELIKKQNEMAQRVSQLENKKIKNKNKKEERAFKFIDITETEKDHDS, encoded by the coding sequence TTGAAAACAGCCAAAACTAAATTAAAAGATACACAAAATAAAGAAGTTTCCTTAAAGCAGATGTTAAAAAATGTTGACGATGATTTAAAGCGAGAAGAAATAATACATATGCTTTTAGAACAAAAAGTTTCTAAAGTTATAAAAGAAGAAAAAGATGACAAATTAAAAATTTCAAATAAATTGTCACAATTTATTGGCAGTAAAAAATTTATTCATTTAGTTATTACAGTTGTGGCAATTTGGCTTTTTATAAATTTAATATTTATATTTAATAGACAGTTTGACTCTTATTCTTTTGTAATTTTAAATGCAATTTTGTCTTTTGTTATGCTTTTATTTTGTTCACTTATTATAATTAATCAAAATAAATCTAAAAAACTTAATGAGAAAAAATCTTTGAACGACTATAAAGTAAATCTAAAAAATGAAATTGTAATCGAAGATTTGCACTATAAATTGGATGAATTAATAAAAAAACAAAATGAAATGGCACAAAGAGTATCTCAATTAGAAAACAAAAAAATAAAAAATAAAAATAAAAAAGAAGAAAGAGCATTTAAATTTATAGATATTACAGAAACAGAAAAAGATCACGACAGTTGA
- a CDS encoding cupin domain-containing protein yields the protein MNIFDFEKFENNEEIVTILEKNKNIKIERIVSESQTTDWQSSDKNEFVILVQGNAEITYFKNSEIVKLSSGDTLLIKKNEKHKVSYTSKNPHCVWICIFYN from the coding sequence ATGAACATTTTTGATTTTGAAAAATTTGAAAATAACGAAGAAATCGTAACAATTTTAGAAAAAAATAAAAATATAAAAATTGAAAGAATTGTTTCAGAAAGTCAAACTACCGATTGGCAAAGTTCTGATAAAAATGAATTTGTGATTTTGGTGCAAGGAAATGCTGAAATAACTTATTTTAAAAATTCTGAAATTGTAAAATTATCAAGCGGTGATACGCTTTTAATAAAAAAAAATGAAAAACATAAAGTGAGTTATACAAGTAAAAATCCACATTGTGTGTGGATTTGTATTTTTTATAATTAA
- the thrC gene encoding threonine synthase yields MNYKSTREINPSNVKSSTFAALHGLCEDGGLYIPEKLPDVKLTYDELKDLSYQEISEKIIKLFFTEFSDEEIKTAINNAYNSTTFNDKNIVPVHKLNDKVSFGELFHGRTLAFKDLALSLFPYLLLLSKEKQKEDKKILILAATSGDTGKAALEGFKDVDGIDIVVFYPKNGVSPMQEEQMRKQLGNNVEIVAINGNFDDAQSAIKVIFSSDEFKKYANEHDVMFSSANSINIGRLFPQVIYYVTTYVNLVNAGTIKAGEEFNVVVPTGNFGNILAGFIAKKLGIPIKKFISASNKNKVLADFFQTGTYNKNRDFYATNSPSMDILLSSNFERYLYYALNEDSKRVSELIKNLLSGGELSVSDKELKNIQNEFYGEFANDEETVSAIKEIYENYHYLMDPHTAVAYSVYEKLDEKYLDKDIHTVIMSTAHPFKFPAPIAKALGIDDTKEPYAILDEVSEITGVKFPEKLTEVRNSKIRFSDVIDKADIQKFVKNYIKNLK; encoded by the coding sequence ATGAACTATAAAAGTACGAGAGAAATTAATCCAAGCAATGTGAAAAGTTCCACTTTTGCAGCACTTCATGGACTTTGTGAAGATGGAGGATTATATATTCCAGAAAAATTGCCAGATGTAAAATTGACTTATGATGAATTAAAAGACTTATCTTATCAAGAAATTTCAGAAAAAATTATAAAATTATTTTTTACAGAATTTTCAGACGAAGAAATAAAAACTGCTATAAATAATGCCTACAACAGCACAACTTTTAACGACAAAAACATTGTTCCAGTTCACAAATTAAATGATAAAGTGAGCTTTGGAGAATTATTTCACGGAAGAACATTGGCGTTTAAAGATTTGGCTTTATCACTTTTCCCATATTTACTGCTTTTGAGTAAAGAAAAACAAAAAGAAGACAAAAAAATCTTAATTTTGGCAGCAACTTCTGGAGATACTGGAAAAGCAGCACTTGAAGGATTTAAAGATGTTGATGGAATTGACATTGTCGTTTTTTATCCAAAAAATGGAGTTAGTCCAATGCAAGAAGAACAAATGAGAAAACAGCTTGGAAATAATGTAGAAATCGTTGCAATTAATGGAAATTTTGACGATGCTCAAAGCGCTATAAAAGTGATTTTTTCAAGCGATGAATTTAAAAAATATGCAAATGAACACGATGTTATGTTTTCAAGTGCAAATTCAATAAATATTGGAAGACTATTCCCGCAAGTTATATATTATGTGACAACTTATGTAAATTTAGTAAATGCTGGAACAATTAAAGCTGGGGAAGAATTTAATGTAGTGGTTCCAACTGGAAACTTTGGAAATATTTTAGCAGGGTTTATTGCAAAAAAACTTGGAATACCAATCAAAAAATTTATTTCAGCTTCAAACAAAAACAAAGTTTTAGCTGACTTTTTCCAAACAGGAACATATAACAAAAACAGAGACTTTTATGCAACAAATTCGCCATCAATGGACATTCTTCTTTCATCAAACTTTGAAAGATACTTATATTATGCGTTAAATGAAGACAGCAAGAGAGTAAGTGAATTAATTAAAAACTTGCTTTCAGGTGGAGAATTGTCGGTAAGTGACAAAGAACTAAAAAATATTCAAAATGAATTTTACGGAGAATTTGCAAACGATGAAGAAACTGTAAGTGCAATTAAGGAAATTTATGAAAATTACCACTATTTAATGGATCCTCACACAGCTGTTGCCTATTCAGTTTACGAAAAACTGGATGAAAAATATTTGGACAAAGACATTCACACTGTGATAATGTCAACTGCTCATCCATTTAAGTTCCCAGCTCCAATTGCAAAAGCGTTGGGAATTGACGACACAAAAGAACCTTATGCAATTTTGGATGAAGTTTCAGAAATTACTGGAGTGAAATTTCCCGAAAAATTGACTGAAGTTAGAAATTCTAAAATTAGATTTTCAGATGTGATTGACAAGGCTGATATTCAGAAATTTGTGAAAAATTATATAAAAAATTTGAAATAA
- the recR gene encoding recombination mediator RecR, with protein sequence MKKLDDLIDVFAKLPGIGRKSAQRIAFDILEKSENEIDEMLNTIKTSHSGIKHCKICGNLSENDICEICSDDKRDKNVICVVEGVRDVIAFEKSDTYFGLYHVLGGKIDPLNGITIEDLNLKNLINRLDGSVKEVILALNPDLEGETTNLYLTKILKGKNIKVSKIASGIPIGGNIEYTDILTLGKSLEGRIDIE encoded by the coding sequence ATGAAAAAACTAGATGATTTGATAGATGTCTTTGCAAAACTTCCTGGAATTGGAAGAAAAAGTGCACAAAGAATAGCTTTTGATATACTGGAAAAGAGCGAAAATGAAATTGATGAAATGCTAAATACGATTAAAACTTCACATTCTGGAATTAAACACTGTAAAATTTGCGGAAATCTGTCAGAAAACGACATCTGTGAAATTTGTTCAGACGATAAAAGGGATAAAAATGTTATCTGCGTTGTAGAAGGTGTAAGAGATGTGATCGCTTTTGAAAAATCGGACACTTATTTTGGACTTTACCATGTTTTAGGTGGAAAAATTGATCCGCTAAATGGAATAACTATTGAAGATTTGAATTTAAAAAATTTAATTAATAGATTAGATGGTTCTGTCAAGGAAGTTATCTTAGCTCTAAATCCAGATTTGGAAGGGGAAACGACAAATTTATATTTGACTAAAATTTTAAAAGGAAAAAATATAAAAGTCTCAAAAATTGCAAGTGGAATCCCAATTGGCGGAAATATTGAATATACCGATATTTTAACGCTTGGAAAATCGCTGGAAGGTAGAATTGATATAGAATAA
- a CDS encoding chromate transporter: MNEVMRLFHLSIEFGKVGLFSVGGGLATLPFLYHMGQRTGWFTANDVSDMIAISQSTPGPMGINMATSVGFTIAGLWGAVVAPVALTVPSIIIIIMISHALRKFQDSVLVQDIFYGLRPASIGLIVTAGISVAKGSLLDIEKYNLSKNIVNLLDYKSIILAIVIAILTKFKFNPILLIVLSAIAGITFKFQ; this comes from the coding sequence ATGAATGAAGTGATGAGATTGTTTCATTTATCAATTGAATTTGGAAAAGTTGGACTTTTTTCAGTTGGTGGAGGACTTGCGACTTTGCCGTTTCTTTATCATATGGGACAGAGAACAGGATGGTTTACCGCTAATGATGTGTCAGATATGATAGCGATTTCTCAATCAACACCTGGACCTATGGGAATTAATATGGCAACTTCAGTTGGATTTACAATAGCGGGACTATGGGGAGCAGTGGTTGCACCAGTTGCACTTACAGTGCCATCAATAATAATTATTATTATGATTTCTCACGCATTAAGAAAATTTCAGGATTCAGTTTTAGTGCAGGATATTTTTTATGGATTAAGACCAGCTTCGATTGGACTTATTGTTACAGCTGGAATTAGTGTAGCGAAAGGGTCTTTACTTGATATAGAAAAATACAATTTGTCAAAAAATATTGTCAATTTGTTGGATTACAAATCTATTATTTTGGCAATAGTTATTGCAATACTTACAAAGTTTAAGTTTAATCCAATACTTTTAATTGTATTGTCGGCAATTGCAGGAATAACTTTCAAATTTCAATAA
- a CDS encoding chromate transporter, with protein sequence MYNKIYAYKQRKEIEMGTLFKLFFSFAKMGLFTFGGGYAMLPMIKSEIVEKNKWATEDEIMDYYAIGQVTPGVIAVNTATFVGHKVKGLIGSIFATMGMIVPPIIVITLIALFLKNFSHLMVIKYAFNGIRACVCVQVFQAIFMMAKKSLPDFICIVIFILVIVFSVTNILDPTLLVVLAGVTGIIIKNFTRKKDGGKSDEASQKIGNGGGEQ encoded by the coding sequence TTGTATAATAAAATATATGCTTATAAGCAAAGAAAGGAAATTGAAATGGGAACATTATTTAAATTATTTTTTTCATTTGCAAAAATGGGACTTTTCACATTTGGTGGCGGATATGCTATGCTTCCAATGATAAAGTCGGAGATTGTTGAAAAAAATAAATGGGCTACAGAAGACGAAATTATGGATTATTATGCGATAGGACAAGTGACTCCAGGAGTTATTGCGGTAAATACGGCAACATTTGTTGGACATAAAGTGAAAGGTCTTATCGGATCTATATTTGCAACGATGGGAATGATTGTCCCTCCTATTATAGTTATAACTTTGATTGCTTTATTTTTGAAAAACTTTTCTCACCTTATGGTCATAAAATACGCTTTTAATGGAATCCGTGCGTGTGTCTGTGTGCAAGTTTTTCAAGCTATATTTATGATGGCAAAAAAATCACTTCCTGATTTTATCTGTATTGTGATATTTATTCTTGTAATTGTATTTTCAGTTACAAATATATTAGACCCAACTTTACTTGTGGTTTTAGCTGGTGTGACAGGGATTATTATTAAAAATTTCACAAGAAAAAAAGATGGTGGAAAAAGTGACGAAGCTAGTCAGAAAATAGGAAATGGAGGCGGAGAACAATGA